Proteins encoded within one genomic window of Tidjanibacter massiliensis:
- a CDS encoding RNA methyltransferase, which produces MKKTTNEELHRPSAEEYARMRKMPVTVVLDNIRSLNNVGSFFRTCDAFAVERLLLCGITGTPPSREIHKTALGAENTVAWQYFESTAEAVESLRREGYVALAVEQAEGAVMLEDFRPGAGQRYALVFGNEVEGVAQEVADMCDGAVEIPQAGTKHSLNVAVAGGAVLWHLFAGYISEKKAADETV; this is translated from the coding sequence ATGAAAAAGACCACCAACGAAGAACTGCACCGTCCGAGTGCAGAAGAGTATGCCCGCATGCGCAAAATGCCCGTGACGGTCGTACTCGACAATATACGGAGCCTGAACAATGTCGGTTCCTTCTTCCGAACATGCGACGCTTTCGCCGTAGAACGGCTGCTGCTGTGCGGCATAACGGGGACTCCCCCCTCCCGCGAAATTCACAAGACGGCCCTCGGCGCCGAAAATACCGTCGCATGGCAATACTTCGAGAGTACGGCCGAAGCCGTCGAATCGCTCAGGAGGGAGGGATACGTCGCGCTCGCCGTAGAACAGGCCGAAGGAGCCGTCATGCTGGAAGATTTCCGGCCGGGAGCCGGCCAACGCTATGCCCTCGTCTTCGGCAATGAGGTGGAGGGGGTGGCACAGGAGGTGGCCGACATGTGCGACGGTGCCGTCGAGATACCCCAGGCGGGAACGAAACACTCCCTGAACGTAGCGGTAGCCGGCGGGGCGGTACTCTGGCACCTGTTCGCAGGATATATATCCGAAAAAAAGGCTGCGGATGAAACCGTGTGA
- a CDS encoding DUF4377 domain-containing protein, whose translation MMNGKRLFRVFLVFLCGCCVAGCRSTTLEQNENGVIGYREYELLVASEQVPGLVWSCGMNIRADVYAVKTEDTREWEAFGHSIGGFEYESGYEYRIRISETDYLDYTMATPAWTEYDLLEILSKEKKNSDGLPEHFIPEWFSE comes from the coding sequence ATGATGAACGGGAAGAGGCTATTCAGGGTATTTTTGGTGTTCCTGTGCGGGTGCTGTGTCGCAGGCTGCCGCAGCACGACCTTGGAACAGAACGAAAACGGGGTAATCGGTTATCGGGAGTACGAACTGCTGGTCGCTTCGGAACAAGTCCCGGGACTTGTATGGTCGTGCGGAATGAATATTCGGGCGGATGTTTACGCCGTCAAAACGGAAGATACTCGTGAATGGGAGGCTTTCGGCCATAGTATCGGCGGATTCGAATATGAGTCTGGTTATGAATATCGAATCCGGATTTCCGAGACGGATTATCTGGACTATACGATGGCTACTCCGGCATGGACGGAATACGACCTGTTGGAAATCCTGTCGAAAGAGAAGAAAAATTCTGACGGTCTGCCGGAACATTTTATTCCGGAGTGGTTCTCTGAATGA
- a CDS encoding sodium-translocating pyrophosphatase has translation MGNTPTIFWLIPAAALIALLFAWYFFRQMKRQDEGTERMKEIARYVREGAMAYLRQQYKVVVIVFIVLALFFAWLAFGLGVQNKWVPFAFLTGGFFSGLAGFIGMKTATYASSRTACAADRSLNRGLQVAFRSGAVMGLVVVGLGLLDISLWYIVLNHFVDMEGPQKLVVMTTTMLTFGMGASTQALFARVGGGIYTKAADVGADLVGKVEAGIPEDDPRNPATIADNVGDNVGDVAGMGADLYESYCGSILATAALGSAAFMFNPEVQMKAVLAPMLIAAVGIILSVIGIFTVRTREGASMKQLLRSLGFGVNLSAVLIAVASFAILYLLDMPNWGWIAGSVVIGLIAGVIIGQATEYYTSHSYRPTRKIAKSAETGPATVIISGIGMGMISTAVPVITICFAIVLSFLCAIRFDIAGMLTAGNLQTGLYGIAIAAVGMLSTLGITLATDAYGPIADNAGGNAQMAGLGEEVRRRTDALDALGNTTAATGKGFAIGSAALTALALLASYIEEIRIGFEHLGQQTFTLSDGAVVTIADASMLDFMDYFQVNLMNPKVLVGVFVGAMMAFLFCGLTMNAVGRAAQSMVNEVRRQFREIKGILTGDATPDYARCVAISTKGAQREMLFPSLLAILVPVAMGLVFGVAGVIGLLVGALGSGFVLAIFMANSGGAWDNAKKYVEEGNMGGKGSDSHKATVVGDTVGDPFKDTSGPSLNILIKLMSMVAIVMAGLTIAYSIF, from the coding sequence ATGGGAAATACACCGACGATTTTTTGGTTGATACCGGCTGCCGCACTCATAGCCCTGCTGTTCGCCTGGTATTTTTTCAGGCAGATGAAACGGCAGGACGAAGGGACGGAGCGCATGAAAGAGATAGCCCGGTACGTGCGTGAAGGGGCGATGGCCTATCTTCGGCAGCAGTATAAGGTGGTCGTTATCGTATTTATCGTCTTGGCACTCTTCTTCGCCTGGCTCGCCTTCGGATTGGGTGTACAGAACAAATGGGTGCCGTTCGCTTTCCTGACGGGCGGTTTCTTTTCGGGGCTCGCCGGTTTCATCGGTATGAAGACAGCTACCTATGCGTCGTCTAGAACGGCGTGTGCCGCCGACCGGTCGCTGAACCGGGGGTTGCAGGTGGCTTTCCGAAGCGGTGCCGTGATGGGGCTCGTGGTCGTGGGGCTGGGACTGCTCGACATTTCACTGTGGTATATCGTGCTGAACCATTTCGTCGATATGGAGGGGCCGCAGAAACTCGTGGTGATGACCACGACGATGCTGACTTTCGGTATGGGTGCCTCCACACAGGCCCTTTTCGCGCGTGTGGGCGGCGGTATCTATACCAAGGCGGCCGATGTGGGCGCCGACCTCGTGGGAAAGGTCGAGGCGGGAATCCCGGAGGACGACCCGCGTAATCCTGCGACGATAGCCGACAATGTGGGCGACAACGTGGGGGATGTGGCAGGTATGGGGGCAGACCTCTATGAAAGCTACTGCGGTTCCATCCTCGCTACCGCCGCGCTCGGTTCGGCTGCCTTCATGTTCAATCCCGAAGTACAGATGAAGGCCGTACTCGCTCCCATGCTGATAGCGGCCGTGGGGATTATCCTCTCCGTAATAGGCATCTTTACCGTCCGCACCAGGGAGGGGGCGTCTATGAAACAGCTTCTCCGTTCGCTCGGTTTCGGTGTGAATCTGAGCGCCGTGCTCATCGCAGTCGCTTCATTCGCCATTCTCTATCTCCTCGATATGCCCAACTGGGGATGGATAGCCGGGTCGGTGGTGATAGGACTCATCGCCGGTGTCATCATCGGGCAGGCCACCGAGTATTATACCTCTCACTCCTACCGGCCGACCAGGAAGATTGCAAAGAGTGCCGAAACGGGACCGGCTACCGTCATCATATCCGGTATCGGGATGGGGATGATATCGACCGCCGTACCGGTAATAACGATATGTTTCGCCATCGTGCTTTCTTTCCTGTGCGCCATTCGGTTCGATATTGCGGGGATGCTGACGGCAGGTAACCTGCAAACGGGGCTTTACGGCATTGCCATCGCCGCCGTGGGGATGCTCTCCACGCTCGGCATCACGCTGGCGACCGACGCTTACGGCCCGATAGCCGACAATGCCGGCGGCAACGCCCAGATGGCCGGACTCGGCGAGGAGGTGCGCCGCAGAACCGATGCGCTTGATGCGCTCGGAAATACGACGGCGGCCACCGGCAAAGGCTTTGCGATAGGTTCCGCTGCGCTGACCGCTCTGGCACTGCTCGCCTCCTATATCGAGGAGATAAGGATAGGTTTCGAACATCTCGGCCAGCAGACGTTCACGCTGTCGGACGGCGCCGTGGTGACGATAGCTGACGCCTCCATGCTGGATTTCATGGACTATTTCCAGGTGAACCTGATGAATCCGAAGGTACTTGTCGGGGTATTCGTCGGGGCGATGATGGCATTTCTTTTCTGCGGTCTTACCATGAATGCCGTAGGCCGTGCCGCACAGAGCATGGTGAATGAGGTGCGCCGCCAGTTCCGTGAAATAAAGGGTATCCTGACGGGCGACGCTACGCCGGATTATGCCCGTTGTGTGGCTATTTCGACCAAGGGGGCGCAGCGTGAAATGCTCTTCCCCTCGCTGCTCGCCATTCTCGTGCCGGTGGCCATGGGACTCGTATTTGGTGTGGCCGGCGTTATCGGGCTGTTGGTCGGTGCGCTCGGTTCGGGCTTCGTGCTGGCCATCTTCATGGCCAATTCGGGCGGAGCGTGGGACAATGCCAAGAAGTATGTGGAAGAGGGGAACATGGGCGGCAAGGGTTCCGATTCCCATAAGGCTACGGTAGTGGGCGATACCGTGGGCGACCCCTTCAAGGATACTTCGGGCCCGTCGCTCAATATTCTTATCAAGCTGATGAGCATGGTCGCAATCGTCATGGCCGGTCTGACGATTGCTTACAGCATATTCTGA
- a CDS encoding DUF3795 domain-containing protein, whose product MNNELIACCGLDCGECDARRATLLNDDGLREETARRWSVMNGTPEITSATIDCMGCRTEGVKFAYCNGMCSIRRCVSEKGYETCGDCPSMECCPMVGAVLRHAPGAKTNLLSVGRLSGKERGAI is encoded by the coding sequence ATGAATAACGAGCTGATTGCATGTTGCGGCCTGGATTGCGGGGAGTGCGATGCCCGCAGGGCCACGCTGTTGAATGACGACGGGCTGCGGGAGGAGACAGCCCGGAGATGGAGCGTGATGAACGGGACTCCGGAGATTACGTCCGCGACCATCGATTGCATGGGATGTCGTACCGAAGGGGTGAAATTCGCCTATTGCAACGGCATGTGCAGCATTCGCAGGTGTGTTTCGGAGAAGGGGTACGAGACCTGCGGCGACTGTCCGTCGATGGAATGCTGCCCGATGGTCGGGGCCGTTTTGCGGCACGCGCCCGGTGCGAAGACAAACCTCCTTTCGGTCGGGCGCCTGTCCGGCAAGGAAAGGGGAGCTATTTAA
- a CDS encoding LptE family protein — translation MNIRRFVTAAICIAACALTGCKVTYSLSGASIPANAKTVSIPYFPNNATLVSPTLSSTLTDELQTRFTNQTKLELVPENGDLAFEGEITSYTVQPVAVTSNDMAAMNRLTITVKVKFTNRIDPTFDFNRSFSAFQEYPSSNDLSSVEGTLIPELVTQLVDDIFNAAVSNW, via the coding sequence ATGAATATTAGAAGATTCGTAACGGCGGCTATCTGCATCGCCGCATGTGCACTGACCGGCTGCAAGGTCACCTACTCCCTTTCGGGAGCCTCCATCCCGGCCAATGCCAAAACGGTCAGCATTCCCTATTTCCCAAACAACGCCACGCTCGTATCGCCTACGCTGAGCTCCACGCTCACGGACGAGCTGCAGACGCGGTTCACCAACCAGACGAAACTCGAACTCGTTCCGGAAAACGGTGACCTTGCCTTCGAGGGGGAAATCACGAGCTATACGGTACAGCCGGTCGCCGTAACCAGCAACGACATGGCCGCCATGAACCGTCTGACGATAACGGTCAAGGTAAAGTTCACGAACCGTATCGACCCGACTTTCGATTTCAACCGTTCATTCTCCGCCTTTCAGGAATATCCCTCTTCAAACGACCTCTCGTCAGTGGAAGGGACGCTCATTCCGGAATTGGTGACGCAGCTCGTGGACGACATCTTCAATGCGGCAGTATCGAACTGGTAG
- the secG gene encoding preprotein translocase subunit SecG yields the protein MYIFLIVLIIIASILLVLAVLAQNPKGGMAANFGASNQVMGVRQTADFLERSTWALAIAIVVLSLLASIAMSSHRRNTLGAGDKVLEQITTEREIALPNTVAPVAPATELPAAESAPAAEGTAATEAAE from the coding sequence ATGTACATCTTTCTAATCGTACTTATCATAATCGCGAGCATACTGTTGGTTCTCGCCGTACTTGCACAGAATCCGAAGGGCGGTATGGCCGCCAACTTCGGCGCATCCAACCAGGTGATGGGCGTCCGTCAGACGGCCGATTTTCTCGAACGTTCGACATGGGCACTCGCCATTGCCATCGTGGTGCTCAGCCTCCTCGCTTCCATTGCCATGTCTTCCCACCGAAGGAATACCTTGGGTGCCGGCGACAAAGTGCTCGAGCAGATAACTACCGAAAGGGAAATCGCCCTTCCCAACACGGTTGCTCCCGTAGCGCCCGCAACGGAACTGCCCGCCGCTGAAAGCGCTCCCGCCGCAGAGGGTACCGCAGCGACAGAGGCCGCAGAGTAA
- the htpG gene encoding molecular chaperone HtpG, whose protein sequence is MQNGKIGVTTENIFPIIKKFLYSDHEIFLRELVSNAVDATQKLKTLASTGDYAGELGDLTVHVTADAAARTLTISDAGIGMTAEEVDRYINQIAFSGAEEFMSKYKNQNIIGHFGLGFYSAFMVADRVEIVTQSYREEAPTVVWSCGGTPEFTMTERAEKRSRGTDIILYLSEESAEFADQSRIRGMLRKYCRFLPIPIACGKVQEWKDGKYVDTERDDIVNDTDPLWTHNPADVTDEQYREFYRKLYPGSDDPLFWIHLNIDYPFHLTGILYFPKIHNNFEIQKNRIQLYSNQVYVTDSVEGIVPEFLTLLHGVIDSPDIPLNVSRSYLQSDGNVRKISGYITRKVADKLQELFNTARADFEGKWDDLKIFIEYGIVTDEKFAEKAEGFMLLKNTAGSYFTLAEYRDKVKENQTDRNGTVIYIYTDDAVGKHSFVRGAEEKGYDVLLMDGQLDNHFVSWYENKEKGCRFVRVDSDVAERLIDKETNMSMSLSSEQQDIMRPVFESQLPTDQKIFYNIAFEAMAPTDAPVTITQDEYMRRMKEMAAMSGGGMSQFYSQMPDNYTIAVNANHPLVIDILGEVENEYGEKLKTINKKIETAQKQQANLNELIKDKKEADLTEEEKQQRDDLAKKVDDLRGQRTARLKEIGAGNSLVKQLIDLALLSNGMLKGEQLTNFIKRSVELIGK, encoded by the coding sequence ATGCAGAACGGAAAAATCGGGGTTACTACCGAGAATATCTTCCCCATCATTAAAAAATTCCTCTATTCCGACCATGAAATATTCCTGCGGGAACTCGTGTCCAATGCGGTGGATGCCACGCAGAAGCTGAAAACGTTGGCTTCGACGGGCGATTACGCCGGCGAGTTGGGCGACCTGACGGTGCACGTCACGGCGGATGCCGCGGCGCGGACGCTGACGATTTCCGATGCGGGTATCGGCATGACAGCCGAAGAGGTGGACCGATATATCAACCAGATAGCTTTCTCAGGTGCCGAGGAGTTCATGTCGAAATACAAGAACCAGAATATCATCGGACACTTCGGCCTGGGGTTCTATTCGGCCTTCATGGTAGCCGACAGGGTGGAAATCGTTACCCAGTCTTACAGGGAGGAGGCGCCGACGGTCGTGTGGAGTTGTGGCGGAACGCCCGAATTCACCATGACGGAACGGGCGGAAAAAAGGTCGCGGGGAACCGATATTATCCTCTATCTGAGCGAAGAGAGCGCCGAGTTCGCCGACCAGTCCCGTATTCGCGGAATGCTGCGTAAATACTGTCGCTTCCTTCCCATACCGATAGCCTGTGGAAAGGTACAGGAGTGGAAGGACGGCAAGTATGTGGATACCGAACGGGACGACATTGTGAACGATACCGACCCGCTCTGGACGCATAATCCGGCCGATGTGACCGACGAACAGTACCGGGAATTCTACCGGAAGCTCTATCCGGGCAGCGACGACCCGCTGTTCTGGATACATCTCAATATCGACTATCCGTTCCACCTGACGGGGATTCTCTATTTCCCGAAAATCCACAACAATTTCGAGATTCAGAAGAACAGGATACAGCTTTACAGCAACCAGGTGTACGTGACCGATTCGGTGGAGGGCATCGTTCCCGAGTTCCTGACGCTGCTGCACGGGGTTATCGATTCGCCGGACATTCCGCTGAACGTGTCGCGCAGCTACCTTCAGAGCGACGGCAACGTGCGCAAGATATCGGGCTACATCACCCGTAAGGTGGCCGACAAGCTGCAGGAGCTCTTCAATACCGCGCGGGCGGATTTCGAGGGCAAGTGGGACGACCTGAAAATCTTCATCGAATACGGCATCGTGACCGACGAGAAGTTCGCCGAGAAGGCCGAGGGATTCATGCTGCTCAAGAATACGGCGGGCAGTTACTTCACCCTGGCCGAGTACCGCGACAAGGTGAAGGAGAACCAGACCGACCGGAACGGTACGGTGATATATATTTATACGGACGATGCGGTCGGCAAGCACAGCTTCGTCAGGGGAGCCGAGGAGAAGGGGTACGATGTCCTGCTCATGGACGGACAGCTCGACAACCACTTCGTGAGCTGGTACGAGAACAAGGAGAAAGGGTGCCGTTTCGTGCGTGTCGATTCCGATGTGGCCGAGCGGCTTATCGACAAGGAGACGAACATGAGCATGTCGCTCAGTTCCGAGCAGCAGGATATCATGCGCCCGGTGTTCGAGAGCCAGCTCCCGACCGACCAGAAGATATTCTATAACATAGCGTTCGAAGCGATGGCGCCCACCGACGCTCCGGTGACCATCACGCAGGATGAATACATGCGCCGCATGAAGGAGATGGCGGCGATGAGCGGCGGCGGCATGAGCCAGTTCTACAGCCAGATGCCCGACAACTATACGATAGCCGTCAATGCCAACCATCCGCTCGTAATCGACATTCTCGGCGAGGTGGAGAACGAGTACGGTGAGAAACTCAAGACGATAAACAAGAAGATAGAGACGGCCCAGAAGCAGCAGGCGAACCTCAACGAACTGATAAAGGATAAGAAGGAGGCCGACCTGACGGAAGAGGAGAAGCAGCAGCGCGACGACCTGGCCAAGAAGGTGGATGACCTGCGCGGGCAGCGCACGGCCCGGCTGAAGGAAATAGGTGCCGGCAACAGCCTTGTCAAACAGCTTATCGACCTTGCCCTGCTTTCCAACGGGATGCTGAAAGGTGAGCAGCTCACCAACTTTATCAAAAGGAGCGTGGAGCTTATAGGAAAGTGA
- a CDS encoding adenylyltransferase/cytidyltransferase family protein, whose translation MRVFRSAEGLPPIKFPVVTVGSYDGVHFGHRALLEQVKTMADEAGGESVVVTFWPHPRRVLPDGGGVKLLNTLDEKLWLLREAGIDDVVVLPFTAEFARLSSDDFVREILVGKIGMKRFVVGYNHRFGSGQQGDFASLQRMQGELGFVAVRVGRRDVHEEKVSSTVVRNMIASGEMAHAAEFLTRGYILIADIRGRSVLPGDRDKLLPPPGAYPVTVEAGGKLWRDELLVGEETLRLAEWNGGDCGGVLITFI comes from the coding sequence ATGAGGGTGTTCCGTTCGGCGGAGGGATTGCCGCCAATCAAATTCCCGGTCGTTACGGTCGGTTCGTACGACGGGGTGCATTTCGGCCACCGCGCCTTGCTCGAGCAGGTGAAGACGATGGCGGACGAGGCGGGCGGAGAGAGCGTTGTAGTCACTTTCTGGCCCCATCCGAGAAGGGTGCTGCCCGACGGAGGCGGGGTGAAGTTGCTCAATACGCTCGACGAGAAGCTTTGGTTATTGCGGGAGGCCGGCATCGACGATGTGGTCGTGCTGCCTTTCACTGCCGAATTCGCCCGACTGTCTTCGGACGATTTCGTGCGGGAGATACTCGTGGGAAAGATAGGGATGAAGCGGTTCGTGGTGGGGTACAACCACCGTTTCGGGAGCGGTCAGCAGGGTGATTTCGCTTCGTTGCAGCGTATGCAGGGGGAGCTCGGGTTCGTTGCCGTCCGTGTCGGCCGGCGCGACGTGCACGAAGAGAAGGTGAGTTCGACCGTCGTCCGCAATATGATTGCCTCCGGAGAGATGGCGCATGCAGCGGAGTTCCTGACGAGGGGATATATCCTCATTGCGGATATCCGGGGCCGGAGCGTACTGCCCGGCGATAGGGATAAGCTGCTGCCGCCTCCGGGCGCATATCCCGTTACGGTCGAAGCCGGAGGGAAACTTTGGCGGGATGAGCTTCTTGTCGGAGAGGAAACGCTGCGGCTCGCCGAATGGAACGGCGGGGATTGCGGCGGAGTGTTGATAACGTTCATATAG
- the panB gene encoding 3-methyl-2-oxobutanoate hydroxymethyltransferase, translating into MSTERNLRPVTTLRLAEMKSRGEKIAMLTAYDYSMARILDRAGIDVILVGDSAANVMAGYETTVPMTLDNMIYHAQSVTRAVERALVVVDMPFGTYQGNSKEALCSAVRIMKETEAGAVKLEGGKEILESVDRILSAGIPVMGHLGLTPQSIHKYGTYAVRAKEEAEAEKLLEDAHLLEKAGCFGIVLEKIPAHLAGQVARELAIPIIGIGAGRYVDGQVLVTHDMLGINSEFSPRFLRRYANLTETMSGAFGSYIRDVKEGDFPSEEEQY; encoded by the coding sequence ATGTCCACCGAAAGAAACCTCAGGCCGGTCACCACGCTGCGGCTCGCCGAAATGAAAAGCCGCGGCGAAAAAATCGCCATGCTGACGGCATACGACTACTCCATGGCCCGTATCCTCGACAGGGCCGGAATAGACGTCATTCTGGTCGGCGATTCCGCTGCCAACGTCATGGCCGGCTACGAAACGACCGTCCCCATGACGCTCGACAACATGATATACCATGCACAATCGGTCACCCGTGCAGTGGAACGTGCCCTCGTGGTAGTGGACATGCCCTTCGGCACCTATCAGGGCAACTCGAAAGAGGCGCTCTGTTCGGCGGTACGCATCATGAAGGAGACCGAAGCAGGCGCCGTCAAGCTCGAGGGAGGCAAGGAAATCCTCGAATCGGTAGACAGAATCCTGAGCGCAGGCATTCCCGTCATGGGGCATCTCGGACTCACCCCGCAGTCGATTCACAAATACGGCACCTATGCCGTCCGGGCCAAGGAGGAAGCCGAAGCAGAAAAGCTGCTCGAAGATGCCCACCTGTTGGAAAAGGCCGGCTGTTTCGGCATCGTCCTCGAAAAGATACCGGCACATCTGGCCGGACAGGTCGCCCGCGAACTCGCCATCCCGATAATCGGCATCGGTGCCGGCCGGTACGTGGACGGACAGGTACTCGTGACACACGACATGCTCGGCATCAACAGCGAATTCTCTCCGCGGTTTCTGCGACGCTATGCGAACCTGACCGAAACGATGTCCGGTGCATTCGGCAGCTACATCCGCGACGTCAAGGAGGGCGACTTCCCCAGCGAAGAGGAGCAGTACTGA
- a CDS encoding redox-sensing transcriptional repressor Rex, with amino-acid sequence MSNNNIPEKTIERLSEYRRTLMNLHRQGITHIFSHVLAGMQGITAVQVRRDLMLIGFSSDTKKGYDVEVLIDFINGILDSPTPMNIAVIGMGHLGQAITRYFNGKGLNLKIVAAFDVDPEKVGQTIEEIPCYSMDDFEADVSSLDINIAVLSCPSRIASDLVVPIVNAGIKGVLNFTSKPLNFPLGIVVENYDITTLLEKVAYFVKENEENNEM; translated from the coding sequence ATGTCCAATAATAATATTCCCGAGAAGACCATTGAGCGACTGAGCGAGTACCGCCGCACGCTGATGAATCTGCACCGTCAGGGTATTACGCACATATTTTCGCATGTGCTCGCCGGCATGCAGGGCATCACGGCCGTACAGGTGCGCCGCGACCTGATGCTGATAGGCTTTTCGAGCGATACGAAAAAAGGGTATGACGTCGAGGTACTGATAGATTTCATCAACGGCATCCTCGACAGTCCTACGCCGATGAACATCGCCGTGATAGGGATGGGACACCTCGGTCAGGCCATCACCCGTTATTTTAACGGCAAGGGGCTGAATCTGAAAATAGTAGCCGCGTTCGACGTGGACCCGGAAAAGGTCGGTCAAACCATCGAGGAGATACCTTGTTACAGTATGGACGACTTCGAGGCCGACGTGTCGAGCCTCGATATCAACATAGCGGTGCTTTCGTGCCCGTCGCGGATAGCCTCCGACCTGGTCGTACCGATAGTCAATGCCGGCATCAAGGGGGTGCTTAACTTTACCTCCAAACCGCTGAACTTTCCGCTCGGCATCGTGGTGGAGAACTACGATATCACCACTCTCCTCGAAAAGGTCGCCTATTTCGTGAAGGAGAATGAAGAGAACAATGAAATGTAG
- a CDS encoding lysoplasmalogenase — MKKGTYISLLAGYVVTVAVYGMWQHFGLPLLPLVFALPVFYLAVVSLVPTKWHGSFMSLGLLMSAAGDYCGESGMFLLQASFFAVAHIFYAVYFLRGAWFRPSSLAAALLLCAAVAVAASRIIPAVGNPTEHGAVVVYAVLITLMCASSFFWKGKGRGWYIAGALLFLISDVFLAWNRFVRPFTWSSVAVLSCYWAAQALLAGSYLARFIRRPLFR; from the coding sequence ATGAAGAAGGGTACATACATATCGTTGTTGGCGGGATATGTCGTTACGGTCGCAGTGTACGGCATGTGGCAGCATTTCGGCTTGCCGCTGCTGCCGCTGGTCTTCGCCCTTCCCGTGTTTTATCTTGCCGTCGTTTCGCTCGTCCCGACAAAATGGCACGGTTCGTTCATGTCGCTCGGCTTGTTGATGTCCGCCGCCGGCGACTATTGCGGAGAAAGCGGCATGTTTCTGTTGCAGGCTTCGTTTTTCGCAGTCGCCCATATCTTTTATGCGGTCTATTTCCTGCGCGGTGCATGGTTCCGTCCCTCGTCGCTCGCCGCCGCTCTGTTGTTGTGTGCCGCCGTTGCCGTCGCGGCATCCCGGATAATCCCGGCAGTCGGAAACCCGACGGAACATGGAGCAGTTGTCGTGTATGCCGTACTGATAACCCTGATGTGCGCCTCTTCGTTTTTCTGGAAAGGAAAGGGGCGCGGATGGTATATCGCCGGGGCTCTGCTTTTTCTCATCTCCGATGTGTTCCTGGCCTGGAACCGTTTCGTCCGTCCTTTCACCTGGAGCAGTGTCGCCGTGCTGTCGTGCTACTGGGCCGCACAGGCCCTGCTCGCGGGGAGTTATCTTGCCCGTTTCATCCGGCGGCCGTTGTTCCGCTGA
- a CDS encoding acyl-CoA thioesterase: MPESEVRIRVRYKETDNMGVVHHSNYVNYYEVARTEMMRGRGLSYKEMEARGVMLPVREVQLNYLAPAYYDDLLTVRIRIAERPGVKLRFEHEIYNEAGDLINTGTVVLVFVDAVTRRPLRAPQWFLELFGF; encoded by the coding sequence ATGCCGGAATCCGAGGTTCGGATACGTGTCAGATACAAGGAGACGGACAACATGGGGGTGGTGCACCACTCCAATTACGTGAACTATTACGAGGTGGCGCGTACCGAGATGATGCGCGGGCGTGGGCTCTCCTACAAGGAGATGGAGGCCCGCGGAGTGATGCTGCCCGTGCGCGAGGTACAGTTGAACTACCTGGCGCCTGCCTATTATGACGACCTGCTGACGGTTCGTATACGGATTGCGGAGAGGCCGGGCGTGAAACTGAGGTTCGAGCACGAGATATACAACGAGGCGGGCGACCTGATAAATACGGGAACGGTCGTGCTTGTATTCGTCGATGCGGTTACTCGCCGGCCGTTGCGGGCGCCGCAGTGGTTTTTGGAACTGTTCGGTTTCTGA